From Granulicella sp. WH15, the proteins below share one genomic window:
- a CDS encoding elongation factor P, translating into MAVLLDAINIKRKMTFEMDDVPYACLDSDISTPTARGGQTLVRLKMRNLLNGAVFEKSFKAGDKFKEPDLEYVPVSYLYSDGDGSHFLNQDNFETLTLNAETVGDALDLLIEGALLQLYMYNGGPIGVVLPVFVELNVEYAETGGKGDSSSGSGTKMARLETGLEIRVPLFIKEGERVRVSTETREFTGRA; encoded by the coding sequence ATGGCGGTGTTGCTGGATGCAATCAATATCAAGCGGAAGATGACGTTTGAGATGGACGATGTGCCGTATGCGTGCCTGGACTCGGATATCAGCACTCCGACGGCGCGCGGAGGGCAGACGCTGGTGCGGCTGAAGATGCGCAACCTGCTGAACGGCGCGGTCTTTGAGAAGAGCTTCAAGGCGGGCGACAAGTTCAAGGAGCCGGACCTGGAGTATGTGCCTGTCTCGTACCTGTATAGCGATGGCGATGGTTCGCACTTTCTCAATCAAGATAACTTTGAGACGCTGACGCTGAACGCGGAGACGGTCGGTGATGCGCTGGACCTGTTGATCGAGGGCGCACTGCTGCAACTGTACATGTACAACGGCGGGCCGATTGGCGTGGTGCTGCCGGTCTTTGTGGAGTTGAACGTGGAGTACGCGGAGACGGGCGGCAAGGGCGACTCGTCGAGCGGCAGCGGGACCAAGATGGCGCGGTTGGAGACGGGGCTGGAGATTCGGGTGCCGTTGTTCATCAAGGAAGGCGAGAGGGTCAGGGTCTCGACTGAGACGCGGGAGTTTACCGGCCGGGCATAA
- the allB gene encoding allantoinase AllB: MPEAFLSDRIVTPQGTRPGALLIEGERIRAICNTAEIPPDATIHDHKTRAILPGLVDTHVHINEPGRTEWEGFRTATRAAAAGGYTLLVDMPLNCLPETTTVPHLEAKRAAATGQCLIDWAAWGGAVADNQLDLEPLAQAGVPGFKCFLIYPGCDGFTMIDRRQLEAALPHIARTGLPLLVHAELAGPIEAVAPTLIDRDWTQYSTYLASRPAAAELEAIDLLLRLCRQYGFRLHIVHLSTALALPLLAAAKTEGLPVTVETCPHYLHFAAETIPDGATLHKCAPPIRSATNREQLWQGLADGTIDLIATDHSPCPPEMKRLDTGRWDMAWGGIASLSVALPIIHTEARRRGFTLDHIARWLSAAPARLAGFETEVGSLLPGREASFTLFDPDTTHTITPEDLHFRHPVSPYVGETVTGKVHATYLRGQPVFTNNSFSSSINGREKKAHLGG, from the coding sequence ATGCCCGAAGCCTTCCTCTCCGACCGCATCGTCACCCCACAAGGCACCCGCCCCGGCGCGCTGCTGATCGAAGGCGAGCGCATCCGCGCCATCTGCAACACCGCCGAGATCCCCCCCGACGCCACCATTCATGACCACAAGACCCGAGCCATCCTCCCCGGTCTGGTCGACACCCACGTCCACATCAACGAGCCCGGCCGCACCGAGTGGGAGGGCTTCCGCACGGCCACCCGCGCCGCCGCCGCAGGCGGCTACACGCTGCTCGTGGACATGCCCCTCAACTGCCTGCCCGAGACCACCACCGTCCCCCACCTCGAGGCCAAACGCGCCGCCGCTACCGGTCAGTGCCTCATCGACTGGGCCGCCTGGGGCGGAGCCGTCGCCGACAACCAGCTCGATCTCGAGCCGCTCGCCCAGGCCGGAGTTCCCGGCTTCAAGTGCTTCCTCATCTACCCCGGCTGCGACGGCTTCACCATGATCGACCGCCGCCAGCTCGAAGCCGCGCTCCCCCACATCGCCCGCACTGGCCTGCCGCTTCTCGTCCACGCCGAGCTGGCCGGGCCAATCGAAGCCGTCGCCCCCACGCTCATCGACCGCGACTGGACCCAATACTCCACCTACCTCGCCAGCCGCCCCGCCGCCGCCGAGCTGGAGGCCATCGACCTCCTCCTCCGCCTCTGCCGCCAGTACGGCTTCCGCCTGCACATCGTCCACCTCTCGACGGCCCTCGCGCTCCCCCTGCTCGCCGCCGCCAAAACCGAGGGCCTGCCCGTCACGGTCGAGACCTGCCCCCACTACCTCCACTTCGCCGCCGAAACCATCCCCGACGGAGCCACCCTGCACAAGTGCGCCCCGCCAATCCGCAGCGCGACCAACCGCGAGCAGCTCTGGCAGGGCCTCGCCGACGGCACCATCGACCTGATCGCCACCGACCACTCCCCCTGTCCGCCTGAGATGAAGCGTCTCGATACAGGCCGCTGGGACATGGCCTGGGGCGGCATCGCCAGCCTCTCGGTGGCCCTGCCGATCATCCATACCGAAGCCCGCAGACGCGGCTTCACACTCGACCACATCGCCCGCTGGCTCTCTGCCGCACCGGCCCGGCTGGCGGGTTTTGAAACCGAAGTAGGCTCCCTGCTCCCCGGCCGCGAGGCCAGCTTCACCCTCTTCGACCCCGACACCACCCACACCATCACACCCGAAGACCTGCACTTCCGCCACCCCGTCTCCCCCTACGTCGGCGAGACCGTCACCGGCAAGGTCCACGCCACCTACCTACGCGGCCAGCCTGTCTTCACAAACAACAGCTTCTCCTCCAGCATCAATGGACGGGAGAAGAAAGCACACCTCGGGGGCTAA
- the uraD gene encoding 2-oxo-4-hydroxy-4-carboxy-5-ureidoimidazoline decarboxylase, with the protein MQTESNPSVLARWNSLPPAEAAESILPCCGSHAWAEALTTHRPIPDPVQLLHLSDQIWQSLPPEAWQQAFDSHPRLGERHAKAATATSLTWSSQEQSKAEPTEALRAANARYEARYGRIFLLCANGRTAPEILSALESRIHNDPETEWRESGEQQRQITQLRLKRWLGGT; encoded by the coding sequence GTGCAAACAGAATCCAACCCGAGCGTTCTCGCCCGCTGGAACTCCCTCCCCCCAGCCGAAGCCGCCGAGTCCATCCTGCCCTGCTGCGGCTCGCACGCCTGGGCCGAAGCCCTCACCACCCACCGCCCCATCCCCGACCCCGTCCAACTCCTCCACCTCTCCGACCAGATCTGGCAATCCCTCCCACCCGAGGCCTGGCAGCAGGCCTTCGACAGCCACCCTCGCCTCGGCGAGCGCCACGCCAAAGCCGCCACCGCAACATCACTCACCTGGTCCAGCCAAGAGCAGTCCAAAGCCGAACCCACCGAAGCCCTCCGAGCCGCCAACGCCCGCTACGAGGCCCGCTACGGCCGCATCTTCCTCCTCTGCGCCAACGGCCGCACCGCCCCCGAGATCCTCTCCGCCCTCGAGTCCCGCATCCACAACGATCCCGAGACCGAGTGGCGCGAGTCCGGCGAACAGCAGCGCCAGATCACCCAGCTCCGCCTCAAACGCTGGCTAGGAGGCACCTAA
- a CDS encoding homoserine dehydrogenase: protein MKVALVGFGTVGSSVAKVLQALQLPGLELTHVYNRRIARKKASLEARFVPTGVVWTEDIEDVLNSDAEIVVELIGGLEPAGDWITRALASGKSVVTANKQLIAYRGTELLALAAERGVQLLHGAAVAGGVPVIPGMLQGLGGDEVTRISGILNGTCNYILSRMEAGDGYAGVLADAQALGYAEVDPSADVDGYDARAKLCILARIGMHAELNPDEVSTQTIASVDAVDFAYAKELNCTIRQVSRVEVDGNGVHARVGPMLVPRISPLAWSHGTQNMVVVKGRFNGDVVFSGHGAGGDATAVAVISDLLAVSQGCTNVKLPVTPKKVNGDLVAPHYLRFIVDDKPGIVSAIAGALAEVGANIDSLLQRPGYPKHRLAFVVTTEPSLTSVIERAVESIAKLDCMLERPLCLQILVVDDKDEETA from the coding sequence ATGAAGGTTGCTTTGGTTGGGTTTGGGACGGTTGGTAGCTCGGTGGCGAAGGTTTTGCAGGCGTTGCAGCTACCGGGGTTGGAGCTGACGCATGTGTATAACCGCCGGATCGCGCGCAAGAAGGCCTCGCTCGAGGCGCGGTTTGTGCCCACGGGCGTGGTCTGGACCGAGGACATCGAGGATGTGTTGAACTCCGATGCCGAGATTGTGGTCGAGCTGATCGGAGGGCTGGAGCCTGCGGGTGATTGGATTACGCGGGCGCTCGCTTCGGGAAAATCTGTCGTGACGGCCAATAAGCAGTTGATCGCCTATCGCGGCACGGAGCTGCTGGCACTGGCTGCGGAGCGTGGGGTGCAGCTATTGCATGGGGCTGCGGTGGCGGGCGGCGTGCCCGTCATTCCGGGGATGCTGCAGGGGCTGGGCGGCGACGAGGTGACGCGGATCAGCGGCATCCTGAACGGGACGTGCAACTACATCCTGAGCCGGATGGAGGCGGGCGACGGCTACGCGGGTGTGCTGGCCGACGCGCAGGCGCTGGGGTATGCCGAGGTCGATCCGAGTGCCGATGTGGACGGCTATGACGCGCGGGCGAAGCTGTGCATTCTGGCGCGGATCGGGATGCACGCGGAGCTGAACCCGGATGAGGTCTCGACCCAGACGATTGCCTCTGTCGATGCGGTGGACTTTGCTTATGCGAAGGAGCTGAACTGCACTATCCGCCAGGTATCGCGGGTGGAGGTGGACGGCAACGGCGTTCATGCGCGAGTGGGGCCGATGCTGGTGCCGAGGATCTCGCCGCTGGCGTGGTCGCATGGGACTCAGAATATGGTGGTCGTGAAGGGCCGGTTCAACGGCGATGTGGTCTTCTCGGGCCACGGCGCGGGCGGAGATGCGACGGCGGTGGCCGTAATCAGCGATCTGTTGGCGGTCTCGCAGGGCTGCACCAACGTGAAGCTGCCGGTGACGCCGAAGAAGGTGAACGGCGACCTGGTGGCGCCGCACTATCTGCGGTTCATCGTGGACGACAAGCCGGGGATCGTCTCGGCGATTGCGGGCGCGCTGGCGGAGGTAGGGGCGAACATCGACTCGCTGCTGCAACGGCCAGGATATCCCAAGCACCGGCTGGCGTTTGTGGTGACGACCGAGCCGAGCTTGACCTCGGTGATCGAGCGGGCGGTGGAGTCGATTGCGAAGCTGGACTGCATGTTGGAGCGGCCGCTGTGCTTACAGATACTCGTGGTAGATGATAAAGACGAAGAGACCGCCTAA
- a CDS encoding nucleoside deaminase, with protein MDAHKEYMRQAIDLATTNVTSGAGGPFGAVIVRDGKVIATGVNRVTATNDPTAHAEVTAIRNACAALGTFELSGCTIYSSCEPCPMCLAAILWARCDALFYGSTAGDAAEGGFDDSYFYEQVRLEPKDRVLPCACLLRDEARVSFDRWREQAGKIEY; from the coding sequence GTGGACGCTCATAAGGAATACATGAGGCAGGCGATTGACCTGGCCACGACGAATGTGACGTCGGGTGCGGGCGGGCCGTTTGGCGCGGTGATCGTGCGCGACGGCAAAGTGATCGCGACCGGGGTGAACCGGGTGACCGCGACCAACGACCCCACGGCTCATGCGGAGGTGACAGCGATCCGCAATGCCTGCGCGGCGCTGGGGACGTTCGAGCTGAGCGGATGCACGATCTACTCGAGCTGCGAGCCCTGCCCGATGTGCCTGGCGGCGATCCTGTGGGCGCGGTGCGACGCGCTCTTCTACGGCAGCACGGCCGGCGACGCGGCCGAGGGCGGGTTCGATGACTCGTACTTTTATGAGCAGGTGCGGCTGGAGCCGAAGGATCGGGTGCTGCCGTGTGCGTGCCTGCTGCGCGATGAGGCTCGGGTGAGCTTCGACCGCTGGCGGGAGCAGGCGGGAAAGATCGAGTATTGA
- the uraH gene encoding hydroxyisourate hydrolase has translation MGISTHILDTATGRPAAGVALSLARRDNAVWTPLAHVHTDVDGRARHLLPDDPAPTPAIFRLRFETAPYFAAQNLRGLYPYIDIVFELADPAQHYHIPLLLTPNGYTTYRGS, from the coding sequence ATGGGCATCTCGACCCACATCCTCGACACCGCCACCGGCCGCCCCGCCGCCGGAGTCGCCCTCTCGCTCGCCCGCCGCGATAACGCCGTCTGGACCCCGCTCGCCCACGTCCACACCGACGTCGACGGCCGCGCCCGCCACCTGCTGCCCGACGACCCCGCCCCCACCCCGGCCATCTTCCGCCTGCGCTTCGAGACCGCCCCTTACTTCGCCGCACAAAACCTGCGCGGCCTCTATCCCTACATCGACATCGTCTTCGAGCTGGCCGACCCTGCCCAGCACTACCACATCCCCCTGCTCCTGACCCCCAACGGCTACACCACCTACCGAGGAAGCTGA